The Gillisia sp. Hel_I_86 genome has a segment encoding these proteins:
- a CDS encoding heme-copper oxidase subunit III, giving the protein MDITQETRQFKTGRAKKMMLWFGIASMVMMFAGITSAYVVSKNRPDWISDFELPETLYWSTVVIIISSITFILAKSAIGKGNRLLGTVLLLTTLALGIVFVDLQFRSFSEIIASGYYFTGSESTITTSFIYVVVLLHLAHLTAGLIVLLVVIYNHFKQRYKKGQMLGIELGATFWHFLDALWVYLFVFLYFFR; this is encoded by the coding sequence ATGGATATAACACAAGAGACCCGACAGTTTAAAACCGGCAGAGCCAAAAAAATGATGTTATGGTTTGGAATTGCCAGTATGGTAATGATGTTTGCAGGAATTACAAGTGCCTATGTGGTCAGTAAAAATAGGCCCGACTGGATCTCGGATTTTGAATTACCTGAAACCTTATATTGGAGCACTGTGGTTATTATAATTAGCAGCATTACTTTTATACTTGCCAAAAGTGCAATTGGAAAGGGAAATCGATTACTAGGTACCGTGTTGTTATTAACTACCTTGGCATTAGGGATTGTCTTTGTTGATTTGCAATTCCGAAGTTTTTCAGAAATTATAGCATCTGGATACTATTTTACCGGGAGTGAGAGCACGATTACTACTTCGTTTATATATGTAGTGGTTTTATTGCACCTTGCCCACCTTACAGCAGGCTTGATAGTGCTTTTGGTAGTAATTTATAACCATTTTAAACAACGCTATAAAAAAGGTCAAATGCTTGGAATTGAGCTAGGTGCCACTTTTTGGCACTTTCTTGATGCGCTCTGGGTTTACCTGTTTGTGTTTTTATATTTCTTTAGATAA